Proteins from a single region of Sinorhizobium meliloti:
- a CDS encoding amidohydrolase: MNLFSDQIDLHSETTAWRRYLHQNPELGYRLEKTAQFVAEKLASFGINHIETGIAETGIVALIEGRGGEGPTIGLRADMDALPIHEASNKPWSSAIPGKMHACGHDGHTAMLLGAAKHLSRTRNFKGAVALIFQPAEEEGLGGKKMVEAGVMERFGISQVFGLHCDPSLEIGTFATRYGALFAGLYEFDIMILGTGGHASEPHKCVDPIVVASQIVLGLQTIVSRAIDPLDSLVVTVTSFHAGEGYNTIPDRVALKGTVRTASEKLGASAGQRIRDCVEAITRGFGGNYEFAYRSLEPVTFNHQAETELAIKAATDLVTSASVSDNYPLSMGSEDFSYMSAVRPGSYMMIGNGLTPTWHNSAFDFNDEALPYGIAYWVKLVERALGA; encoded by the coding sequence GTGAACTTGTTTAGCGACCAGATTGACCTGCACAGCGAAACTACGGCCTGGCGCCGCTATCTTCACCAAAATCCGGAGCTTGGATATCGGCTGGAGAAGACTGCTCAGTTTGTTGCAGAGAAACTGGCGTCGTTCGGAATCAACCACATCGAAACCGGTATCGCCGAAACTGGTATCGTAGCCCTCATTGAGGGCCGAGGCGGGGAAGGGCCCACTATAGGGCTTAGGGCCGACATGGATGCCCTGCCGATTCATGAAGCGTCAAATAAACCGTGGTCATCCGCCATACCGGGCAAGATGCATGCATGTGGCCACGACGGACACACAGCGATGCTGCTTGGTGCCGCGAAGCACCTTTCAAGAACGAGAAATTTCAAGGGCGCGGTCGCGCTGATCTTCCAACCAGCCGAAGAAGAGGGCCTGGGTGGCAAGAAGATGGTAGAAGCAGGTGTGATGGAGCGTTTCGGCATCTCACAGGTGTTTGGGTTGCATTGCGATCCAAGTCTAGAAATTGGGACGTTCGCAACTCGGTACGGTGCCTTATTTGCTGGGCTCTATGAGTTTGACATCATGATTTTAGGCACAGGGGGACATGCGTCGGAACCCCACAAGTGCGTCGACCCAATCGTCGTGGCGTCTCAAATCGTCTTGGGGCTGCAGACTATTGTGTCCCGCGCTATCGATCCACTTGATTCGCTTGTGGTGACAGTCACCAGCTTTCACGCTGGCGAGGGCTATAACACGATCCCGGACCGTGTTGCCCTGAAGGGTACTGTTCGCACTGCGTCGGAGAAACTAGGAGCATCAGCTGGACAGAGAATACGTGACTGTGTTGAAGCAATCACACGTGGCTTCGGCGGTAATTACGAGTTCGCGTATCGAAGCCTCGAGCCGGTTACCTTCAACCATCAGGCTGAGACGGAGCTTGCGATCAAGGCGGCCACTGACCTTGTTACAAGCGCCTCTGTCAGCGACAACTATCCCTTGTCGATGGGCTCGGAAGATTTCTCCTACATGTCAGCCGTCCGGCCGGGAAGCTATATGATGATAGGCAATGGACTGACACCTACGTGGCATAATTCTGCTTTCGATTTCAACGACGAGGCGCTTCCCTATGGCATCGCCTACTGGGTGAAGCTGGTAGAGAGGGCACTTGGGGCTTGA